The sequence below is a genomic window from Inquilinus sp. KBS0705.
TGATTATTTTGATGGAAAGACCGACTTGGATAATGCCATTGCAGCCATTAAACAAAACACCCGGCGCTTTGCCAAAAGGCAGCTTACCTGGTTCCGGAAGGATAAGGATATGGTGTGGTTTGATGCCGGCGACCCGCAGCTGATAACAAAAATACTTACCTTGGTAAATAGCTTGCAGGCTTTGCAACCTTAGCTATAAAATACTCCACTTTTTTGTTGCTTACAGCGGAAATTTTTCCATTTTTTTCGCTACCCTACTCCAGTTAATATAAAGAAAAAATCCTGATAAAACAAGTTATCAGGAATATATTTTGCATTTGCCCGAAAAGTAGAAAATGGAAAATTTAAAAATGAAATATTTTCCGGGGCGCGTTAATTCTCTAACACCGACTGGATGTAAACGCCGTAACCGCTTTTGATATACTTTTGAGCCAGCGCCATCAACTGATCGGCGTTGATGAAACCCATGCGGTAGGCAACCTCTTCTATACAACCTATTTTTTTGGCCTGGCGTTTTTCTATCACCCTTACAAACTCGGTAGCATCACTAAGCGAATCGAAGGTGCCGGTATCAAGCCATGCGGTGCCGCGGTCCATCACACCAACGTTAAGGTTTCCTTGTTGCAGGTATACCTTGTTTACGTCGGTTATCTCGTACTCGCCACGCGGGGATGGCTTAAGGTCTTTAGCTATTTGTATTACGGTATTATCATAAAAGTATAATCCCGGCACGGCAAACTTCGATTTTGGCTCTGCAGGCTTCTCTTCTATAGATAATGCTTTAAAATCCTTATCAAACTCTACTACGCCGTAGCGCTCGGGGTCGGCAACGGGGTAGGCAAATATGGCGGCACCATCTACATCATTAAAGCTTTGCAGCAGCTTGCTAAAGCCCGCGCCGTAAAATATGTTATCGCCTAATATAAGGGCGGCTTTGTCATTTCCTATAAACTTCTCGCCAATTACAAAGGCTTGTGCAAGGCCGTTCGGTTTTTCTTGTATGGCGTATTCAAACACACAGCCCAGCTCTTTACCATCGCCTAAAAGGCGTTTAAAGCTATCGTTATCTTCGGGGGTGGTTATTATTAATATTTCCCTGATACCGGCCAGCATTAATACCGATAGCGGGTAATAGATCATCGGCTTATCGTAAATAGGCATTAACTGCTTACTTATTGCTTTTGTTATTGGATATAGCCTTGTACCCGAGCCGCCTGCTAATATAATGCCTTTCATTGATGTGCTTTTTTAACTTAATCTTTCAATACAAACCTCTAAACTCGATTTCCAGTAAGGGATATCCATGTTAAAGGTCTCTTTTATCTTTGATTTATCCATTACCGAATATTTTGGCCTGGTTGCGCGGGTTGGGTATTCGGTTGTTGGTATGGGTATTACCTTTACGTTGGTGCCCGCAAGGTCAAATATGGTGCGGGCAAATTCGTACCAGGTAGCTATACCCTCGTTGCTGTAGTGGTATATGCCGTATTCTTCGCTGCCACTGATGATGATATCTAAAATACAATTTGCCAGGTCGATAGCATAGGTAGGTGTGCCGGTTTGGTCGGCAATTACTTTAAGCTCGTCTCTATCGGCACCCAGCTTAAGCATGGTTTTAACAAAGTTATTGGCAAATTCAGAGTATAACCACCCTGTGCGGATGATAAAGTAGTTATCCAGGTATTCAGGGATTACCTTTTCGCCGTCTAGTTTGGTTTGTCCGTAAACGCTTATAGGCTCGACTACATCCTCTTCTGTAAGCGGGACAGATCCATCACCCTTAAATACAAAATCTGTTGATACATGCACTAAAACAGTGTTAAACTGCGCGCATAGCTTTGCCAGGTTCTCTACCCCTGTCTTATTTATTTTGTAAGCGGTTTCGGCATCGTCTTCGGCTTTATCTACAGCAGTGTAGGCAGCGCAGTTGATGCAGTACGAGGGGTCGTATTTTTCGAAGAGCTGGGTAAGTGCCGGTACATCCAGTATGTTGGCTTCCTGCTCATCCGGGAATATCAAAAACTCAATATCCCTATCATTAGCAACCGTTTTTAAACATTGGCCCAATTGGCCCGAGGCACCAAAAACAATCGCTTTACTCATATTATTTGTAGCTGAATTAATTATGCTGCAATATACAAAAACTTAAAATTATATATGCTTATCTAAAAAGTCGGCGTAAGCCAGGCGAATACCGTCTTCCAATTCGGTAGTGTATCGCCATCCCTTTGCGGCCAGTTTTGATACATCCATCAACTTGCGTGGGGTACCATCGGGTTTGCTGCTATCAAAGTTTAACTCGCCCTTGTAACCAATTATATCCTTTATCATCAGGGCAAGGTCCTTAATGGAAATATCTTTACCGCTGCCTATGTTGATGAAGCCCGCCTCATCAAAATTCTGCATAAGGTAGTAACAAGCTTCGGCCAAATCATCAGCAAATAAAAACTCGCGCAGCGGCGATCCGCTGCCCCAAATAGTTACCGATGGTGTGCCTTGCACTTTAGCTTCGTGAAAACGGCGTATCAATGCCGGCAATACATGCGAGTTTTGCGGATGGTAATTATCGTTATAACCATAAAGGTTGGTTGGCATTACCGAAATAAAATTGCAGCCGTACTGCGCGCGGTAGGCATCGCACATTTTTATACCGGCAATTTTGGCAATGGCATAAGGCTCGTTAGTCGGCTCTAACAGGCCGGTAAGCAAGGCATCCTCGTGCAAAGGCTGCGGTGCCAATTTTGGATAAATACAGCTGGAACCCAAAAACATCAGCTTTTTTACACCGTTAACATACGATTGATGGATAACGTTATTTTGTATTTGCAGGTTATCATACAAAAACTCGGCGCGATAAGTGTTATTGGCCACAATGCCCCCAACTTTGGCAGCCGCTAAAAACACATAATCGGGCTTGGTTTGCGCAAAAAACGCGGTTACAGCCTGTTGATCGCGCAGATCAAGCTCTGACGAGTTACGGGTTACAAAGTTTGTAAAACCCTCTTTTTCCAGCTTGCGTTTAATGGCCGAACCTACCATGCCGCGATGGCCGGCAATATATATTTTGGCGTCTTTTTCCATTTAGTTTGTTTATTAGTTCACTGGCTCATTTGTTCATTGGTCCTATTCGGTCGCCGTTCACTAACTAATGAACCAATAACATACTAAGCCTGTCCCATAGTTCCGCCAAAATTCATTGGGAAACCGGTTGGGTCGTTTTGAATTTTAACACGCCCGTTTGCTTCTTCAAACTTTTCGATGTTGTCTTGCAGGGCAACTAACAGGCGTTTGGCGTGCTCGGGTGTTAGTACTATCCTTGATTTTACCTTAGCTTTTGGTACGCCCGGCATCACACGTATAAAATCAAGCACAAACTCCGAGCTTGAGTGTGTTATAATAGCAAGATTAGCGTAAATACCTTCTGCAACTTCTTCAGAAAGCTCAATATTCAACTGGGTTTCGTTTTGTTCTTCCATGGTACTAAAATAGCAAAGCCTGTTATTTTCATAACAGGCTTTGCAAAAGTATTTAAAAAAATCTGATTAAGCTTCCACTTCTTCAGTTTTAGAAGCCATCAGGCGGTCAAACTCTTCCTGAGAACCTACGCGGATATTTTCGTATTCGCGTAAACCTGTTCCTGACGGAATTAAGTGACCAACAATAACGTTCTCTTTCAAACCAAGCATCAGGTCTTTTTTACCTGCTATGGCTGCTTCGTTCAGTACTTTTGTAGTTTCCTGGAACGATGCCGCTGAAATGAATGATTTTGTACCTAATGATGCCCTGGTAATACCTTGTAACATTGGGCTTGATGTGGCTGCAATTGCATCCCTTACCTCAACCAATTTTAAATCTTTACGTTTTAAAATCGAGTTTTCGTCCCTCAGTTTCCTTAAAGATACGATCTGGCCTGATTTTAAGTTGGTAGAATCACCAGGTTCGGTAACTACCTTCTTATCAAACATTTCATCGTTCTCTGTCATAAAGTCCCAACTATCCACAGCTTCCCTTTCCAGGAAGCGGGTATCGCCGGCATCTTCAATGGCAACTTTTTGCATCATTTGGTGCACTATAACTTCAAAGTGCTTATCGTTAATTTTTACACCCTGTAAGCGGTAAACTTCCTGTATACCATTTACAAGATACTCTTGTACGGCAGCAGGGCCTTTAATTGCAAGGATATCTGCCGGCGAGATAGAACCATCTGACAATGGCATACCTGCTTTAACAAAGTCGTTATCCTGTACAAGGATGTGTTTAGATAATGGCACCAGGTACTTTTTCACCTGGCCGTCTTTACTTTCGATAGTGATTTCGCGGTTACCACGTTTAACACCACCTAAAGTTACAACACCATCAATTTCGGTTACTACCGCAGGGTTAGATGGGTTACGTGCCTCAAATAACTCGGTTACACGTGGTAAACCACCTGTAATATCGCGCGTTTTACCGGTTGAACGAGGTATTTTAGCAATAACCTGCCCTGTTTGTAGTTTCTCACCTTCTTCAACAGCAATGTGAGCGCCTACCGGGATGTTATAACCTTTTATAACGTTACCTTTATTATCAACTATTTGTATAACAGGGTTTTTAGTTTTATCCCTGGTATCAATAATTACCTTTTCGCGGTGGCCGGTTTGCTCATCGCTTTCCTCGCGGAAGGTGATACCTTCTAATACAGCCTCAAACTGGGTTGAACCTGCAAATTCAGATATGATAACCGCATTGTACGGATCCCATGAACATATACGGTCGCCTTTAGCGATTTTAGCACCATCCTTTACATACAGGTATGAACCGTATGGGATGTTGTTGGTAACAATAACCTTGTTAGTACCCGGCTCAATAATGCGGAACTCGCCTGAACGGCCCAACACTACATCAACAGTTTCTTCTTCGGTTTTATATTCAACTGTACGTACGTTCTCAAATTCAATAACACCTTCAAACCTCGCGTTAATTTGCGACTCCGCCGCGATGTTTGACGCGGTACCACCCACGTGGAATGTACGTAGTGTTAACTGTGTACCCGGCTCGCCGATTGACTGTGCAGCAATTACACCTACAGCCTCGCCCATTTGCACGCGTTTACCGCTTGCAAGGTTACGGCCATAGCATAAAGCACACACACCGCGTTTGCTTTCGCATGTTAATACCGAACGTATCTCGATACCTTCTAACGGAGAGTTCTCTACTTTTTTAGCTATCTCTTCGGTAATATCTTCGCCTGCAGTAATTAACAATTCGTTGGTGATAGGGTCATGTACATCATGTAATGTAGTACGGCCCAAAATACGATCGTATAACGGCTCAACAATATCCTCGTTATCTTTTAACGCAGTTGTGTAAATACCCCTTAAGGTACCGCAATCAACCTCACCAACAATCATATCCTGTGCAACATCATGCAACCTACGTGTTAAATAACCGGCATCTGCAGTTTTTAACGCTGTATCCGCCAAACCTTTACGCGCACCGTGGGTAGATATGAAGTACTCTAATACCGACAAACCTTCTTTAAAGTTTGAAAGGATAGGGTTTTCGATGATCTCGCCGCCCGAACCTGATTTTTGAGGCTTAGCCATCAAACCACGCATACCTGCAAGCTGACGGATTTGCTCTTTAGAACCACGTGCACCCGAATCAAGCATCATGTAAACAGAGTTAAAGCCCTGGTTATCGTTGCTCAGGATGTTCATTACATTCGCGGTTAAGCGGTTGTTGATACGTGTCCAGATATCGATGATCTGGTTGTAACGCTCGTTATTAGTAATGAAACCCATGTTATAGTTATTCATCACGTCTTCCACTTCTTTTGAAGCCTGGGCGATCAGCGTAACTTTTTCTTCAGGTATGTTAATGTCTTTCAGGTTAAATGATAAACCACCCTGGAACGCCATCTTAAATCCTAATTCCTTAATATCATCAAGGAATTGGGCAGCGCGTGCCATACCGGTCATTTTCACTATCTCGCCAATAATATCACGCAGTGATTTTTTGGTTAACAGCTCATTTATATAACCAACCTCTTCGGGTACATGCTGGTTAAACAACACGCGGCCTACAGTGGTCTCAATTATTTTTGATACGATCTGGCCATCGCGTTCTTTAATTTTGCCTTTAACTTTTATAAACGCGTGCAGGTCAATTTTACGCTCATTGTAAGCTATAATTACCTCTTCGGCAGAATAAAAAGTTAAACCTTGCCCTTTAACAACACGTGTTTCATCAGTTTTACGGCCTTTGGTTATGTAGTACAAACCAAGCACCATGTCTTGTGATGGTACTGTAATAGGCGTACCGTTAGCAGGGTTAAGGATGTTGTGCGATGCCAGCATTAATACCTGGGCTTCCAAAATTGCTGCGTTACCAAGTGGTACGTGCACAGCCATCTGGTCACCGTCAAAATCCGCGTTAAAGGCGGTACAGGTTAATGGGTGTAATTGTATAGCCTTACCTTCAACCAGTTTTGGTTGGAAAGCCTGTATACCTAACCTGTGCAGCGTAGGCGCACGGTTTAATAATACAGGGTGGCCTTTTAATACGTTTTCTAAAATATCCCAAACTAATGGGTCTTTACGGTCAACTATCTTTTTGGCAGATTTTACCGTTTTAACCACACCACGCTCAATCATCTTGCGAATGATAAATGGTTTAAACAGCTCGGCAGCCATATCTTTTGGTAAACCGCACTCGTGTAATTTAAGGTTTGGCCCTACAACAATTACCGAACGTGCCGAGTAATCTACACGTTTACCTAATAAGTTTTGACGGAAACGGCCTTGTTTACCTTTCAGGATGTCTGAAAGTGATTTTAATGCACGGTTACCTTCGGTTTTAACCGCGTTAACTTTACGTGAGTTATCAAATAACGAGTCTACAGCTTCCTGTAACATACGTTTTTCGTTACGTAAAATTACCTCTGGCGCTTTTATCTCTATCAATCGTTTTAAACGGTTGTTACGGATAATTACACGGCGGTATAAATCGTTTAGATCGGAAGTAGCGAAACGGCCACCTTCCAATGGTACTAAGGGGCGCAATTCAGGAGGTATAACCGGAACGATCTTAACGATCATCCATGATGGGTTATTCTCGATCCTTGTAGCCGCACCACGGAAAGCTTCAACAACTTGTAAGCGTTTTAGCGCTTCGTTTTTACGTTGCTGCGAAGTTTCGTTAGCTGCCTGATGGCGCAGGTTGTATGAAAGCTCATCAAGATCAATACGTCTTAATAATTCTTCCAGTGCCTCGGCACCCATTTTAGCCACAAATTTTTGTGGGTCTTTATCATCCAGGTATTGGTTTTCTTTTGGTAAAGTATCCAATATATCCAGGTATTCTTCTTCTGTCAGGAAATCCATTTTGGATATACCGTCAGCTTCTTTAATACCAGGCTGAATAACTACATATCTTTCGTAATAAATGATCAGGTCGAGCCTTTTTGTAGGTAAACCCAACAGGTAACCAATTTTGTTTGGTAACGAGCGGAAGTACCAGATATGCGCAACAGGAACCACCAGGTTGATGTGTCCCATACGCTCGCGGCGTACCTTCTTTTCGGTTACTTCAACACCGCAACGGTCGCAAACAATACCTTTGTAACGTATACGTTTGTATTTACCGCAATGGCACTCATAATCCTTAACCGGGCCAAAAATACGCTCGCAAAACAAACCATCACGCTCAGGTTTGTAGGTACGGTAGTTAATGGTCTCAGGTTTTAAAACCTCACCGCTTGAACGCTCAAGTATAGATTCGGGAGAAGCTAAACTGATGGTAATTGTGGTGAAATTACTCTTGATTTTATTATCCTTTTTGTAAGACATAGTCTCCTTTGTTTTTAATTATTGAAGGAATGAATTATTGACTTATTGATGAAGGGATTGAATTACTTAATAATTCAATCCCTCTATAATTCAATAATTATTCTAATGTGATATCCAAACCTAAACCTCTTAATTCGTGAACCAATACGTTGAATGATTCAGGAACTGAAGGTGTTGGCAGGTTTTCACCTTTAACAATAGCTTCGTAGGTTTTGGCACGGCCGATAACATCATCCGATTTAACGGTTAATATTTCTTGCAGTATGTTTGATGCACCAAATGCTTCAAGTGCCCAAACCTCCATCTCACCAAAACGCTGACCACCAAACTGGGCTTTACCACCCAATGGTTGTTGTGTAATAAGCGAGTATGGCCCGATAGAACGCGCGTGCATCTTATCGTCAACCATGTGGCCCAGTTTAAGCATGTAGATGATACCTACAGTTGTTTGCTGGTCAAAACGGTCGCCGGTTAAGCCATTGTATAAATAGGTACGGCCACTTTCTGGTAAGCCTGCTTTTTTAACCCACTCCTCTACTTCGGTATGGCTTGCACCATCAAAAATAGGGGTAGCAAATTTAACACCAAGCTCTTTACCGGCCCAGCCTAATACAGTTTCGTATATCTGGCCAAGGTTCATACGTGATGGTACACCCAATGGGTTCAACACAATATCAACCGGGGTACCGTCTTCTAAGAAAGGCATATCCTCGTCGCGTACAATACGCGCAACAATACCTTTATTACCGTGGCGGCCCGCCATTTTATCACCCACTTTAAGCTTACGCTTTTTAGCGATGTAAACTTTAGCCATTTGTACGATACCTGATGGCAACTCGTCGCCTACGCTTATCGCAAATTTATCGCGACGGTAAGCACCAAGTTCTTCGTTCACTTTAATGTTATAGTTGTGAAGCAAAGTTTTTATCTGGTCGTTTTTATCATCGTCAGTGGTCCACTTGGTTGGGTTGATGTTTTCGTAGTTAAGTTCGGTCAGAATTTTCTGAGTAAATTTAACGCCTTTGGCAACAAACAACTCCTTGTAAACATTATAAACGCCTTGTGATGTTTTACCATTCACAATCTCAAATAACTTTTCAATTAAAGTGTTTTTAAGATCTTTTACAGCTTTATCGTGTTTAGCGTCAAGTTTTTCTATCTGCGCTTTTTCTTCGGCCTTAGTTGTTTTTTTAGCACGAGAGAATAATTTTGTATCAATAACCACACCCGCAATTGATGGCGGAGTTTTTAATGATGCATCCTTAACATCGCCTGCTTTATCACCAAATATGGCACGTAACAGTTTTTCTTCCGGTGAAGGGTCCGATTCACCTTTTGGAGTGATCTTACCTATCAGGATGTCGCCTTCTTTAACCTCGGCACCAACACGGATGATACCGTCTTCGTCAAGGTCTTTAGTGGCTTCTTCTGATACGTTAGGGATATCCGGTGTCAATTCCTCTTCGCCGCGTTTAGTATCACGCACTTCCAGTTCAAATTCTTCAACGTGAAGTGATGTGAATATATCCTGAGACACTACACGCTCAGATATAACGATCGCATCCTCGAAGTTGTAACCTTGCCAAGGCATGAATGCCACTTTAAGGTTACGACCTAATGCAAGCTCGCCATCCTGAGTTGCATAGCCTTCGCAAAGCACTTGTCCTTTTTCAACACGCTGGCCTTTTTTAACAATCGGCTTTAAGTTGATGGTAGTGCTTTGGTTTGTCTTTTTAAACTTGGTTAACAAGTAGCTTTTGGTATCACCATCAAAAGAGATCAAACGATCAAGTTCGTTACGGTCATACTTAATTTTTATTTCGTTAGCATCAACAT
It includes:
- the rfbA gene encoding glucose-1-phosphate thymidylyltransferase RfbA, with translation MKGIILAGGSGTRLYPITKAISKQLMPIYDKPMIYYPLSVLMLAGIREILIITTPEDNDSFKRLLGDGKELGCVFEYAIQEKPNGLAQAFVIGEKFIGNDKAALILGDNIFYGAGFSKLLQSFNDVDGAAIFAYPVADPERYGVVEFDKDFKALSIEEKPAEPKSKFAVPGLYFYDNTVIQIAKDLKPSPRGEYEITDVNKVYLQQGNLNVGVMDRGTAWLDTGTFDSLSDATEFVRVIEKRQAKKIGCIEEVAYRMGFINADQLMALAQKYIKSGYGVYIQSVLEN
- the rfbD gene encoding dTDP-4-dehydrorhamnose reductase, with the translated sequence MSKAIVFGASGQLGQCLKTVANDRDIEFLIFPDEQEANILDVPALTQLFEKYDPSYCINCAAYTAVDKAEDDAETAYKINKTGVENLAKLCAQFNTVLVHVSTDFVFKGDGSVPLTEEDVVEPISVYGQTKLDGEKVIPEYLDNYFIIRTGWLYSEFANNFVKTMLKLGADRDELKVIADQTGTPTYAIDLANCILDIIISGSEEYGIYHYSNEGIATWYEFARTIFDLAGTNVKVIPIPTTEYPTRATRPKYSVMDKSKIKETFNMDIPYWKSSLEVCIERLS
- a CDS encoding GDP-L-fucose synthase, producing MEKDAKIYIAGHRGMVGSAIKRKLEKEGFTNFVTRNSSELDLRDQQAVTAFFAQTKPDYVFLAAAKVGGIVANNTYRAEFLYDNLQIQNNVIHQSYVNGVKKLMFLGSSCIYPKLAPQPLHEDALLTGLLEPTNEPYAIAKIAGIKMCDAYRAQYGCNFISVMPTNLYGYNDNYHPQNSHVLPALIRRFHEAKVQGTPSVTIWGSGSPLREFLFADDLAEACYYLMQNFDEAGFINIGSGKDISIKDLALMIKDIIGYKGELNFDSSKPDGTPRKLMDVSKLAAKGWRYTTELEDGIRLAYADFLDKHI
- a CDS encoding DUF3467 domain-containing protein, giving the protein MEEQNETQLNIELSEEVAEGIYANLAIITHSSSEFVLDFIRVMPGVPKAKVKSRIVLTPEHAKRLLVALQDNIEKFEEANGRVKIQNDPTGFPMNFGGTMGQA
- the rpoC gene encoding DNA-directed RNA polymerase subunit beta', which encodes MSYKKDNKIKSNFTTITISLASPESILERSSGEVLKPETINYRTYKPERDGLFCERIFGPVKDYECHCGKYKRIRYKGIVCDRCGVEVTEKKVRRERMGHINLVVPVAHIWYFRSLPNKIGYLLGLPTKRLDLIIYYERYVVIQPGIKEADGISKMDFLTEEEYLDILDTLPKENQYLDDKDPQKFVAKMGAEALEELLRRIDLDELSYNLRHQAANETSQQRKNEALKRLQVVEAFRGAATRIENNPSWMIVKIVPVIPPELRPLVPLEGGRFATSDLNDLYRRVIIRNNRLKRLIEIKAPEVILRNEKRMLQEAVDSLFDNSRKVNAVKTEGNRALKSLSDILKGKQGRFRQNLLGKRVDYSARSVIVVGPNLKLHECGLPKDMAAELFKPFIIRKMIERGVVKTVKSAKKIVDRKDPLVWDILENVLKGHPVLLNRAPTLHRLGIQAFQPKLVEGKAIQLHPLTCTAFNADFDGDQMAVHVPLGNAAILEAQVLMLASHNILNPANGTPITVPSQDMVLGLYYITKGRKTDETRVVKGQGLTFYSAEEVIIAYNERKIDLHAFIKVKGKIKERDGQIVSKIIETTVGRVLFNQHVPEEVGYINELLTKKSLRDIIGEIVKMTGMARAAQFLDDIKELGFKMAFQGGLSFNLKDINIPEEKVTLIAQASKEVEDVMNNYNMGFITNNERYNQIIDIWTRINNRLTANVMNILSNDNQGFNSVYMMLDSGARGSKEQIRQLAGMRGLMAKPQKSGSGGEIIENPILSNFKEGLSVLEYFISTHGARKGLADTALKTADAGYLTRRLHDVAQDMIVGEVDCGTLRGIYTTALKDNEDIVEPLYDRILGRTTLHDVHDPITNELLITAGEDITEEIAKKVENSPLEGIEIRSVLTCESKRGVCALCYGRNLASGKRVQMGEAVGVIAAQSIGEPGTQLTLRTFHVGGTASNIAAESQINARFEGVIEFENVRTVEYKTEEETVDVVLGRSGEFRIIEPGTNKVIVTNNIPYGSYLYVKDGAKIAKGDRICSWDPYNAVIISEFAGSTQFEAVLEGITFREESDEQTGHREKVIIDTRDKTKNPVIQIVDNKGNVIKGYNIPVGAHIAVEEGEKLQTGQVIAKIPRSTGKTRDITGGLPRVTELFEARNPSNPAVVTEIDGVVTLGGVKRGNREITIESKDGQVKKYLVPLSKHILVQDNDFVKAGMPLSDGSISPADILAIKGPAAVQEYLVNGIQEVYRLQGVKINDKHFEVIVHQMMQKVAIEDAGDTRFLEREAVDSWDFMTENDEMFDKKVVTEPGDSTNLKSGQIVSLRKLRDENSILKRKDLKLVEVRDAIAATSSPMLQGITRASLGTKSFISAASFQETTKVLNEAAIAGKKDLMLGLKENVIVGHLIPSGTGLREYENIRVGSQEEFDRLMASKTEEVEA